A single window of Polaribacter sp. SA4-10 DNA harbors:
- a CDS encoding cysteine dioxygenase family protein — MNSNENNTTPLQTLNDLTTALSEGERTTYNHIIHSTKFKKDTFDAYVSWSDECYTRNCIIDSEKYELILICWCEGHKTAIHDHGGEECWVKVIEGEFEETIYKKDENGDLKLFKTAVSKANQITYMKDFMGFHRLENISKKRSISLHLYAKPIRTCNMFDEASKTFISKNLCYTTIAE, encoded by the coding sequence TTGAATTCTAACGAAAATAACACCACACCACTTCAAACTTTAAATGATTTAACAACAGCACTTTCCGAAGGAGAGAGGACGACTTACAATCACATTATACATTCCACTAAATTTAAAAAAGATACGTTTGATGCATATGTTTCTTGGTCTGATGAGTGTTATACCCGAAATTGTATTATAGATTCAGAAAAGTATGAATTAATTTTAATCTGCTGGTGTGAAGGTCATAAAACGGCAATTCATGATCATGGTGGTGAAGAATGTTGGGTAAAAGTTATTGAGGGTGAATTTGAAGAAACTATTTATAAGAAAGATGAAAATGGCGATTTAAAACTTTTTAAAACGGCTGTTTCAAAAGCGAATCAAATTACCTACATGAAAGATTTTATGGGTTTTCATCGTTTAGAAAACATCTCTAAAAAGAGAAGTATATCCCTCCATTTATACGCAAAACCAATTAGAACTTGTAATATGTTTGATGAAGCTTCAAAAACATTTATTAGTAAAAATTTGTGCTACACTACAATTGCAGAATAA
- a CDS encoding sodium/proline symporter — MQDENFMIKIAVLTVYVGILFLIGILASQRIKGMSDYYVGGKKMGFWAVAFSARATGESGWLLIGLTGMGAMAGYSGYWVVVGELLGVFISWQFMAKRFKKRSDAFGAITIPDYLQSHFKTSTHTLRIIAASILVVFIVIYVASQIDVTGVAFKSMLGIDYKIGALIGFFIVLAYIFIGGFVAAVWSDLFQGLLMFFGLVLLPIVVWFSMDHGAGVTAGLNAIDPTLTQVMGRSTDGWMNLFTLLGFSMIGLGFLGSPQVYVRFMSIKNEKEVDKGKWVATAFTLLTDAAAVTIGILARIYFTKEGQDPEVVLGNDGNNVLSMITEEFLPTILVAIFVAIVLSAIMSTIDSLLILASSAITRDFYQKIFRPDIKDESLTKISRISTVIMAFTALIIAMIMNYVSPDRQIFWVILFGWSGIAATFCPVIILTLFWKGYSEKGAIASMISGFVSVMLFNFVFKEMASVGKYFVALDVLAPSFAVAIIVGYMVSKKYPPRAAAIKMLEEIDATTD, encoded by the coding sequence ATGCAAGACGAAAATTTTATGATTAAAATAGCTGTGCTAACAGTTTATGTAGGTATTTTGTTTCTAATCGGAATTTTAGCCTCGCAACGCATTAAAGGCATGAGTGATTATTATGTTGGTGGAAAAAAAATGGGCTTTTGGGCAGTTGCATTTTCAGCAAGAGCTACAGGAGAATCTGGTTGGCTTTTAATAGGCTTGACAGGAATGGGCGCAATGGCAGGATATTCTGGTTACTGGGTTGTTGTTGGTGAATTGCTTGGCGTTTTTATATCATGGCAATTTATGGCGAAACGTTTCAAAAAAAGATCTGATGCTTTTGGTGCTATTACCATACCAGATTATTTACAAAGTCATTTTAAAACTTCTACACATACCCTTAGAATTATAGCAGCGTCTATTCTTGTCGTTTTTATTGTAATTTATGTAGCTTCTCAAATAGACGTTACCGGCGTTGCTTTTAAATCGATGCTAGGAATAGACTATAAAATTGGTGCTCTTATTGGCTTTTTTATTGTGTTAGCCTATATCTTTATTGGTGGCTTTGTAGCTGCAGTATGGTCAGATTTATTTCAAGGATTACTCATGTTTTTCGGTTTAGTACTTTTACCAATAGTTGTTTGGTTTTCTATGGACCATGGAGCTGGTGTTACGGCAGGATTAAATGCAATAGACCCAACTTTAACCCAAGTAATGGGAAGAAGTACAGATGGTTGGATGAATCTTTTTACCCTATTAGGTTTTTCTATGATTGGACTTGGATTTTTAGGTTCGCCGCAAGTGTATGTTCGATTTATGTCGATAAAAAATGAAAAAGAGGTTGATAAAGGAAAATGGGTAGCAACTGCATTTACCTTACTTACGGATGCTGCTGCGGTTACTATTGGAATTCTTGCTCGAATTTATTTTACCAAAGAAGGTCAAGATCCTGAGGTAGTTTTAGGAAATGATGGTAATAATGTTTTAAGCATGATTACTGAAGAATTTTTACCCACAATTTTAGTTGCAATATTTGTTGCCATCGTGTTGTCTGCAATTATGTCAACCATAGATTCTTTACTGATATTAGCATCTAGCGCAATTACCAGAGATTTTTATCAGAAAATATTTAGACCCGATATAAAAGATGAAAGCTTAACAAAAATTTCTAGAATTTCTACAGTTATTATGGCTTTTACTGCATTAATAATTGCCATGATTATGAATTACGTATCTCCTGATCGGCAAATATTTTGGGTAATACTATTTGGTTGGTCTGGCATTGCTGCTACTTTTTGTCCTGTAATTATTTTGACACTTTTTTGGAAAGGCTATTCAGAAAAAGGAGCTATAGCTTCTATGATTTCTGGGTTTGTCTCTGTAATGCTATTTAATTTTGTATTTAAAGAAATGGCTTCAGTTGGCAAATACTTTGTAGCACTTGATGTGCTTGCCCCATCTTTTGCAGTAGCAATCATTGTTGGTTATATGGTCTCTAAAAAATATCCTCCTAGAGCAGCAGCCATTAAAATGCTTGAAGAAATTGATGCTACAACTGATTAG
- the typA gene encoding translational GTPase TypA, with the protein MQIRNIAIIAHVDHGKTTLVDKIIDQAKILDDRKERTDLLLDNNDLERERGITILSKNVSVQYKGTKINVIDTPGHADFGGEVERVLKMADGVLLLVDAFEGPMPQTRFVLGKALDLGLTPIVVVNKVDKENCTPDIVHEKVFDLMFALEATEEQLDFATVYGSAKNNWMSTDWRNETDNIIPLLDAVLESIPATTYNEGTPQMQITSLDFSAFTGRIAIGRVFRGDLEVAKDYMLCKADGSTKKVRIKELHVFEGMGKVQVDKVPCGDICAITGIDGFEIGDTIADLENPEALPRTEIDQPTMSMLFTINNSPFFGKEGKFVTSRHLRDRLFKELEKNLALKVETTDSEDKFNVFGRGVLHLSVLIETMRREGYELQVGRPQVILKMVDGKKHEPMETLSIDVPEEMASKAINLVSLRKGDMLIMEPKGDLQHLEFSIPSRGLIGLRNRILTATAGSAIINHRFSEYGPYKGDFTEEVKGAIVSSAAGKATAYALNRLQDRGRFFIDINQEIYIGQVIGENSKSDEMAVNLIKGKQLTNMRKSGTDEAMKIAPKVDFSLEENMEYIKADEYLEVTPESLRMRKIVFKG; encoded by the coding sequence ATGCAAATCAGAAACATCGCTATTATAGCTCACGTTGATCACGGGAAAACAACATTGGTTGATAAAATTATAGATCAAGCAAAAATCTTAGACGATCGTAAAGAACGTACAGACTTATTGTTAGACAATAATGATTTAGAACGTGAAAGAGGAATTACAATTCTTTCTAAGAACGTTTCAGTTCAATATAAAGGAACAAAAATTAACGTAATTGACACTCCTGGTCACGCCGATTTTGGTGGTGAAGTAGAGCGTGTATTAAAAATGGCTGATGGTGTTTTATTATTAGTTGATGCATTTGAAGGGCCAATGCCACAAACTCGTTTTGTATTAGGTAAGGCTTTAGACTTAGGTTTAACTCCTATAGTTGTTGTAAATAAAGTAGACAAAGAAAACTGTACTCCAGACATCGTTCACGAAAAAGTTTTCGATTTAATGTTTGCATTAGAAGCAACTGAAGAGCAATTAGATTTTGCAACTGTTTACGGTTCTGCAAAAAACAATTGGATGAGTACAGATTGGAGAAACGAAACAGATAATATTATCCCTTTATTAGATGCGGTTTTAGAGTCTATTCCAGCAACTACTTACAATGAAGGTACACCACAAATGCAAATTACTTCTTTAGATTTTTCTGCTTTTACAGGTAGAATAGCTATTGGACGTGTATTTAGAGGAGATTTAGAAGTAGCTAAAGATTACATGTTATGTAAAGCGGATGGTTCTACTAAGAAAGTAAGAATTAAAGAATTACACGTATTCGAAGGAATGGGTAAAGTTCAAGTAGATAAAGTTCCTTGTGGAGATATTTGTGCAATTACAGGTATTGACGGATTTGAAATTGGTGATACCATTGCAGATTTAGAAAACCCAGAAGCATTACCAAGAACAGAGATTGATCAGCCTACTATGAGTATGTTGTTTACAATTAACAATTCTCCTTTCTTTGGTAAAGAAGGAAAATTTGTAACATCTCGTCACTTACGTGATCGTTTGTTTAAAGAATTAGAAAAAAACTTAGCATTAAAAGTAGAAACTACTGATAGTGAAGATAAATTTAACGTTTTCGGACGTGGAGTTTTACACTTATCTGTATTGATTGAAACAATGCGTAGAGAAGGTTATGAATTACAAGTGGGAAGACCACAAGTAATTCTTAAAATGGTTGACGGTAAGAAACATGAGCCAATGGAAACATTGTCTATTGATGTACCTGAAGAAATGGCTTCTAAAGCTATTAATTTAGTATCTCTTAGAAAAGGAGATATGTTAATTATGGAGCCTAAAGGAGATTTACAGCACTTAGAATTTTCAATCCCATCTCGTGGATTGATCGGTTTAAGAAATAGAATCTTAACAGCAACAGCTGGTTCAGCAATTATTAACCACAGATTTAGTGAATATGGTCCTTATAAAGGAGATTTTACCGAAGAAGTAAAAGGAGCTATTGTTTCTTCTGCAGCAGGTAAAGCAACAGCATATGCATTAAACCGTTTACAAGACAGAGGTCGTTTCTTTATCGATATTAACCAAGAGATTTATATTGGTCAAGTAATTGGTGAAAACTCTAAGTCTGATGAGATGGCTGTGAACTTAATTAAAGGAAAGCAATTAACAAACATGCGTAAATCTGGTACAGATGAAGCTATGAAAATTGCACCGAAAGTAGATTTCTCTTTAGAGGAAAATATGGAATACATTAAAGCGGATGAGTACTTAGAGGTAACTCCAGAAAGCTTACGTATGCGTAAGATTGTATTTAAAGGATAA
- a CDS encoding M36 family metallopeptidase — translation MKKNFPRILLILFIPWLGFSQTNKDVSAETLIQEHLSTSANKSQVQSISYQINRDFVEPDTKIRRIYAEQQVNGISVKGAVLNLNYAVNGKKAIVDSFKKMNVNTSSPSINAERALRNAMINLGDFNSNSTLVKKDVSNNPQQEITFEKGNIAADDFKARLIYLSDETNSDKVKLTWETQLYTKDRQNYWLVYVDATNGEIISKQDLVLHCSFGGLEYDFSEAESKLHKQHEQQRHLHSALETENKIEAIKNKNTFGSLKESMLAVAVDHKFKVLALPAESPIDVDFNGESTQTMVSVSEAGDAVASPYGWTKSTGAEFQDTKGNNVYSFYDPSPGILGGAPIGVTPPTIAGGAGASTWDYVWDLTKEPEFNSPGTPDNAFPNRAAAIVNLFYMNNMMHDIFYGFGFNEENLNFQEVNSFPEENIGDRGGQGNDGIIAQAQDGGGTNNANMLTLSDGVNGQMQMYLWTPAVLADMVYIYQNTYDEDYNVDGGIQYAAVQGSFPGGPQADTDLAKERVGNYVIVEGNSAGSTPGGSEGCGASEASGTGLPYDNQVEVNGNIAVIDRGSCSFVEKVVSAQESGAIAAIVINNVPGSGPAGMGGSDTTSYSIDIPAVMIGYADGKELREAIRAANENGETISGKLFLDSAVPPKRDGSFDNGVIAHEYGHGISTRLSVRGGTGLGTLSGDEKGGEGWSDFWGLYTTLRANDLDDATAKHPNGVLPSRGIGNYVTYKDPTASGIRPRPYSIDPNINEYTYAGSVNGLGIAGPEISVPHGVGFVWCSMLYEVFQEFVDVYGFNDDIKETGLNIDLTDAAHSGGNNVFNRLVLEGLKIQPGSATFADKRDAILAADALLFGSDDECGGSVHSKIIWKGFAKRGLGFQEDGNYGTNVRGDERDSFVIPPACGGTTIPTISVTHSAPYLIASGENIQYEFTVLVTDGMATDLVIVNQLPTGDNFTFVSATDGVEPNASNELIWNFGDVLSGTSFVKTVTIKTSETPFTTISTLFEMESESGDGVASSGAGVFEGSAEDKWALNTESSYGGNKSWFVKNPDFFSEQYLTFTLNEATVADEELVFFHKYATEEGYDGGDLEYTTNGVVWTKIAKDDFTKNGYNDIADDQNTQMVGAMFGGISKGYIQSIANLPAGVTAVRFHFASDGGTGATGWWIDDLMVGSTPTYALSDVKARNSLAAQSSSFGNAVVAGDYATSLIINSNALAVDDIEDLLTSKVSLIPNPAHGKVSIVWSDNIRQPFKVEMVTLDGKLINVWNVKENTEKFNINLDQYANGFYILKIQRNDSVTFKKLIVN, via the coding sequence ATGAAAAAAAATTTCCCCCGCATTTTATTAATACTTTTTATTCCTTGGCTTGGTTTTTCTCAAACCAATAAAGATGTTTCAGCAGAAACACTTATTCAAGAACATTTATCAACTTCGGCTAATAAGAGCCAAGTCCAGTCAATATCATACCAAATAAACAGAGATTTTGTAGAACCAGACACTAAAATTCGTAGAATTTATGCCGAGCAACAAGTAAATGGTATTAGTGTTAAAGGAGCAGTATTAAACCTTAATTATGCTGTTAATGGTAAAAAGGCAATAGTAGATTCATTTAAAAAAATGAATGTTAATACTAGTAGTCCTTCAATTAACGCAGAACGCGCCTTGCGTAATGCGATGATTAATTTAGGTGATTTTAACTCCAATAGTACATTGGTTAAAAAGGATGTTTCTAATAACCCTCAACAAGAAATAACGTTTGAAAAAGGGAACATAGCTGCAGACGATTTTAAAGCACGTTTAATTTACTTATCAGATGAAACAAATTCTGATAAAGTTAAGTTAACTTGGGAGACACAACTATATACAAAAGACCGTCAAAATTATTGGTTAGTTTATGTAGATGCAACCAATGGCGAAATAATAAGCAAGCAAGATTTGGTATTACATTGTTCTTTTGGAGGACTAGAATACGATTTCTCTGAGGCAGAATCTAAATTACACAAGCAGCATGAGCAACAAAGACACCTACATTCTGCTTTAGAGACGGAAAACAAAATTGAGGCTATAAAAAACAAAAATACATTTGGTTCTTTAAAAGAGTCTATGTTAGCTGTTGCAGTAGATCATAAATTCAAGGTGTTAGCATTGCCTGCTGAATCACCTATAGATGTAGATTTTAATGGAGAAAGCACACAAACTATGGTGTCCGTATCAGAAGCTGGTGATGCTGTTGCTTCGCCTTATGGGTGGACTAAATCTACAGGTGCTGAATTTCAAGATACTAAAGGGAATAATGTGTATTCTTTTTACGATCCCTCTCCTGGAATATTAGGAGGAGCTCCAATAGGTGTAACACCTCCAACAATTGCAGGTGGCGCTGGTGCTTCTACTTGGGATTATGTCTGGGATTTAACCAAAGAACCTGAATTTAATTCTCCAGGAACTCCCGACAATGCATTTCCAAATAGAGCTGCGGCAATTGTAAATCTTTTCTATATGAATAACATGATGCATGATATTTTTTATGGATTTGGTTTTAATGAAGAAAATCTAAATTTTCAAGAAGTTAATAGTTTTCCTGAAGAAAACATTGGAGATCGAGGAGGTCAGGGTAATGACGGTATTATAGCACAAGCGCAAGACGGTGGAGGTACTAATAATGCGAACATGTTAACGCTTAGTGATGGCGTTAATGGTCAAATGCAAATGTATCTATGGACACCTGCTGTTTTAGCAGACATGGTTTATATTTATCAAAATACATATGATGAAGATTATAATGTCGATGGAGGAATTCAATATGCAGCCGTACAAGGTTCTTTTCCCGGAGGTCCACAAGCGGATACTGATTTAGCTAAAGAAAGAGTAGGTAATTATGTTATTGTAGAAGGTAATAGTGCAGGAAGCACACCAGGAGGTTCTGAAGGATGTGGAGCTTCAGAAGCTTCAGGAACAGGGTTACCATATGATAATCAAGTTGAAGTAAATGGTAATATTGCAGTAATAGATAGAGGGTCTTGTTCTTTTGTAGAAAAAGTGGTAAGCGCACAAGAAAGTGGTGCAATTGCAGCTATTGTTATTAATAATGTACCTGGATCAGGTCCCGCAGGAATGGGAGGATCTGACACTACATCTTATTCAATAGACATACCAGCTGTAATGATTGGGTATGCTGATGGTAAGGAATTAAGAGAAGCAATTAGGGCAGCAAATGAAAATGGTGAAACTATTTCGGGAAAATTATTTTTAGATAGTGCAGTACCTCCTAAACGAGATGGTTCTTTTGATAATGGCGTTATTGCACATGAATATGGGCATGGTATTTCTACAAGATTAAGTGTTAGAGGCGGTACAGGATTAGGAACATTAAGTGGCGATGAAAAAGGTGGTGAAGGTTGGTCTGATTTTTGGGGACTTTATACAACACTTAGAGCAAATGATTTAGATGATGCAACTGCTAAGCACCCTAATGGAGTGTTGCCATCAAGAGGTATTGGTAATTATGTTACCTACAAAGATCCAACAGCGAGTGGTATTAGACCAAGGCCTTATAGTATAGATCCTAACATAAATGAATATACGTACGCAGGTTCAGTAAATGGTTTAGGTATAGCAGGTCCTGAAATTTCTGTTCCACATGGAGTCGGTTTTGTTTGGTGTAGTATGTTATATGAAGTATTTCAGGAGTTTGTAGACGTTTACGGATTTAACGATGATATTAAGGAGACTGGTTTAAATATAGATCTTACTGATGCAGCTCATTCAGGAGGAAATAATGTTTTTAATCGTTTAGTATTAGAGGGTTTAAAAATACAACCCGGTAGTGCAACATTTGCAGACAAAAGAGATGCTATATTAGCAGCCGATGCTTTGCTGTTTGGATCTGATGATGAATGTGGAGGAAGTGTGCATTCTAAAATAATTTGGAAAGGTTTTGCTAAAAGAGGTTTAGGTTTTCAAGAAGATGGTAATTACGGAACAAACGTTAGAGGAGATGAAAGAGATAGTTTTGTAATTCCACCTGCTTGTGGAGGTACAACTATTCCTACTATATCTGTAACACATTCTGCTCCATATTTAATAGCTTCTGGAGAAAATATTCAATATGAATTTACTGTTTTGGTTACTGATGGTATGGCAACAGATCTTGTTATTGTAAACCAATTGCCAACTGGAGATAATTTTACTTTTGTATCTGCAACAGATGGTGTTGAGCCAAATGCTTCAAATGAATTAATTTGGAATTTTGGAGATGTGCTAAGTGGTACTTCATTTGTTAAAACTGTAACTATTAAAACCAGTGAGACACCATTTACAACAATAAGTACATTATTTGAAATGGAATCTGAAAGTGGTGACGGTGTTGCTAGTTCAGGAGCAGGAGTATTTGAAGGATCTGCGGAAGATAAATGGGCTTTAAATACAGAGTCCTCTTATGGTGGAAATAAATCTTGGTTTGTGAAAAATCCAGATTTTTTCAGTGAACAATATTTAACATTTACTTTAAATGAAGCAACAGTTGCAGATGAAGAATTAGTGTTCTTTCATAAATACGCGACAGAGGAAGGCTACGATGGTGGTGACTTAGAATATACAACCAATGGTGTTGTATGGACTAAGATTGCTAAAGATGATTTCACAAAAAATGGATACAACGACATTGCTGATGACCAAAATACGCAAATGGTAGGTGCTATGTTTGGAGGGATTTCTAAAGGTTATATTCAATCTATTGCAAACTTACCTGCAGGAGTTACCGCTGTACGTTTTCATTTCGCTTCAGATGGTGGAACAGGCGCAACTGGATGGTGGATTGATGACTTAATGGTTGGTAGTACACCTACTTATGCACTTAGTGATGTTAAAGCTAGGAATTCTTTAGCTGCGCAATCTAGTTCATTTGGAAATGCAGTTGTAGCAGGTGATTATGCTACTTCGTTAATTATTAATAGTAATGCTTTAGCGGTAGATGATATTGAAGACTTGTTAACGTCAAAAGTTTCTCTAATTCCAAACCCTGCTCATGGTAAAGTAAGTATTGTTTGGTCTGATAATATTAGACAACCTTTTAAAGTAGAAATGGTAACTTTAGATGGTAAACTAATTAATGTATGGAACGTTAAAGAAAATACTGAAAAATTTAATATTAATTTAGATCAATATGCTAATGGTTTTTATATTCTAAAAATACAGCGTAATGATAGCGTCACGTTTAAAAAATTAATTGTTAACTAG
- a CDS encoding LETM1 domain-containing protein, protein MTSVEEIKTLLLKNKLRLAQELKQSKEAVYLIKKSTHSHLTEEEKKKIKIQLLDISKAIPAFAVFMLPGGALLLPILIKLIPDILPSAFKEDL, encoded by the coding sequence ATGACTTCGGTAGAGGAAATAAAAACGCTGCTGCTTAAAAATAAGTTAAGATTAGCTCAAGAATTAAAACAAAGCAAAGAAGCCGTTTATTTAATAAAAAAATCAACACATTCTCATCTAACAGAAGAAGAGAAAAAGAAAATTAAAATTCAATTGTTAGATATTAGCAAAGCAATACCCGCTTTTGCAGTTTTTATGTTGCCTGGAGGTGCACTTTTATTACCAATTTTAATAAAATTAATTCCAGATATTTTACCATCAGCATTTAAAGAAGATCTATAA
- a CDS encoding proline dehydrogenase family protein, producing MNLFDNTEIAFSLKSDSELERAYFLFRMIQNQPMVRIGAAVTNFALKAHLPVEGLIRSTVFDHFCGGVNEEDCLPIIDKMFTKNVHAVLDYSVEGKDQEVSFDGALEKVLKILNFCEEKKSIPFAVFKPTGFGRFALYEKVSAGKSLTDDEQAEWKRLVARYHKVCQVAVEKDVPLLIDGEESWMQLSADVLIEELMETYNKEKAIVFNTLQMYRHDRMEYLKTLHEKAKVKGFHIGMKLVRGAYMEKERARAKEKGYPSPICENKEATDKNYDTATRYMMENPKMALFVGTHNEDSSYLVMELAKKYDIKKDNSNLWFGQLFGMSDHISYNLASEGYNVAKYLPFGPVRDVMPYLIRRAEENTSVAGQTSRELNLIKTERKRRKI from the coding sequence ATGAACCTTTTTGATAACACAGAAATAGCGTTTTCTTTAAAATCTGACTCAGAACTAGAACGTGCTTATTTTTTATTTAGAATGATACAAAACCAACCAATGGTAAGAATTGGTGCTGCAGTTACAAATTTTGCTTTAAAAGCGCATTTGCCCGTAGAAGGTTTAATTAGATCTACCGTTTTCGATCATTTTTGTGGAGGAGTTAATGAAGAGGACTGTTTGCCAATAATAGATAAAATGTTTACAAAAAACGTTCATGCTGTTTTAGATTACTCTGTAGAAGGTAAAGATCAAGAAGTTAGTTTTGATGGTGCTTTAGAAAAGGTTTTAAAAATTCTTAACTTTTGTGAAGAAAAAAAATCAATTCCGTTTGCTGTTTTTAAACCAACAGGATTTGGGCGATTTGCTTTGTACGAAAAAGTATCCGCAGGAAAATCATTAACGGATGATGAGCAAGCAGAGTGGAAAAGATTAGTTGCACGCTATCATAAAGTTTGTCAAGTAGCTGTAGAAAAAGATGTTCCTTTATTAATTGATGGAGAAGAAAGCTGGATGCAACTATCTGCGGATGTGTTGATTGAAGAGTTAATGGAAACGTATAATAAAGAAAAAGCCATTGTTTTTAACACGCTTCAAATGTACAGACATGACAGAATGGAGTATCTAAAAACGTTGCATGAAAAAGCAAAAGTAAAAGGATTTCATATCGGTATGAAACTTGTTAGGGGCGCTTATATGGAAAAAGAAAGAGCTAGAGCTAAAGAAAAAGGGTATCCTTCTCCTATTTGTGAAAACAAAGAGGCAACAGACAAAAATTACGATACTGCTACAAGATATATGATGGAAAATCCTAAAATGGCATTGTTTGTTGGCACACACAACGAAGATAGTTCTTATTTAGTGATGGAACTGGCAAAAAAATACGATATAAAAAAAGACAATAGTAATCTTTGGTTTGGTCAGTTATTTGGCATGAGTGATCATATAAGTTACAATTTGGCAAGTGAAGGTTATAATGTAGCAAAATATTTGCCATTTGGTCCTGTAAGAGATGTAATGCCGTATTTAATTAGAAGAGCAGAAGAGAACACATCTGTAGCAGGACAAACAAGTAGAGAGTTAAATTTAATAAAAACGGAGCGTAAACGTAGAAAAATATAA
- the aroB gene encoding 3-dehydroquinate synthase has product MKSIQAATYPVLFQENAYSKLSNLIASKSYSSLFILVDENTFEHCYPKFIPNLATDIRIEVIEIEAGEVNKNIETCIGVWNAITELGGDRKSLLITLGGGVITDLGGFVASTFKRGIDFVNIPTTLLSIVDASVGGKTGIDLGVLKNQIGLFSNPEMVLIDTNYLETVTAREIKSGMAEIIKYGVTYDVTLFNEIKDNKNLNINDLIHRSIEIKNEVVLKDPKEQNLRKILNFGHTIGHAIESFYLESNTKENLTHGEAIAIGMVCESYISSKLLNFPEDKLNILKETILSIYDRTILDKNDFSSIMDLLKHDKKNVNGQVNFVLLTDFENHKLDCKVSEELIVDSLYFYNK; this is encoded by the coding sequence ATGAAATCTATTCAAGCAGCAACGTATCCTGTTCTTTTTCAAGAGAATGCCTATTCAAAACTTTCTAACTTAATAGCCAGTAAAAGCTATTCTTCACTCTTTATTTTGGTTGATGAGAATACTTTTGAGCATTGTTACCCTAAATTTATTCCAAATTTAGCTACAGACATTCGTATTGAAGTGATTGAAATTGAAGCCGGTGAAGTAAATAAAAACATAGAAACCTGTATTGGAGTTTGGAATGCTATTACAGAGTTAGGTGGCGATAGAAAAAGTTTATTAATTACTTTAGGTGGTGGCGTTATTACAGATTTAGGTGGCTTTGTTGCTTCTACTTTTAAACGTGGAATTGATTTTGTAAATATTCCAACTACTTTATTAAGTATTGTTGACGCTTCTGTTGGTGGAAAAACAGGTATTGATTTAGGCGTCTTAAAAAACCAAATTGGTTTATTTTCTAATCCTGAAATGGTACTTATTGATACTAATTATTTAGAGACTGTTACAGCCAGAGAAATTAAATCTGGAATGGCCGAAATAATTAAATACGGAGTGACCTATGATGTTACTCTCTTTAACGAGATAAAAGACAATAAAAATTTAAATATCAATGATTTAATACATAGGTCTATTGAAATAAAAAACGAAGTTGTTTTAAAAGATCCTAAAGAACAAAACTTACGAAAAATATTAAATTTTGGTCATACAATTGGGCATGCTATTGAGTCTTTTTATTTAGAATCTAACACAAAAGAAAACCTAACTCATGGTGAAGCAATTGCTATTGGAATGGTTTGTGAAAGTTATATTTCTTCTAAACTTTTAAACTTTCCAGAAGATAAATTAAACATTTTAAAAGAGACTATTTTATCTATTTACGATAGAACAATACTTGATAAAAATGATTTTTCTTCTATTATGGATCTACTTAAACATGATAAGAAAAATGTTAATGGACAAGTAAACTTTGTGCTTCTTACTGATTTTGAAAATCATAAATTAGACTGTAAAGTAAGCGAAGAATTAATTGTAGATAGTTTATATTTTTATAATAAATAG
- a CDS encoding cold-shock protein has protein sequence MAKSQQTFSKSEKEKKRLKKRLDKQKKMDARKATKDEHGSTGIQFAYVDHNGNLTDTPPDPDLKVEVELEDIMISVTKKEDLPEEDPVRKGKVSFFDTSKGFGFIIDTLSNEKYFTHVSGLIDEIAENDKVSFELEKGMRGMNAVKVKQIKA, from the coding sequence ATGGCAAAGTCGCAACAAACATTTAGTAAAAGTGAAAAAGAAAAAAAACGTTTAAAAAAGCGTTTAGATAAGCAAAAGAAAATGGACGCTAGAAAAGCGACCAAAGATGAACATGGGTCAACTGGTATACAGTTTGCTTATGTAGATCATAATGGAAACTTAACAGATACTCCACCAGATCCAGATTTAAAAGTAGAAGTTGAGTTGGAAGATATTATGATTTCTGTGACTAAAAAAGAGGACTTGCCAGAGGAAGATCCTGTTAGAAAAGGTAAAGTATCCTTTTTTGATACTTCTAAGGGTTTTGGTTTTATTATAGACACGTTAAGTAATGAAAAGTATTTTACACACGTAAGTGGGTTAATAGATGAAATTGCTGAAAACGACAAAGTTTCTTTTGAATTAGAAAAAGGAATGCGCGGTATGAATGCTGTAAAAGTAAAGCAAATTAAAGCTTAA